agaTGGTCATTTAAGATTGTATGAATGCATTATAATGGTCTTGGAATATTGCCTTTTCatgatatatattctttggCGAAATAGGAAACAAACAACCATAGAATCTGAGGAAGAATCAGAAACTTTCCAAAGAACCATCTCGACAACAGGCGAAGATTTTGGCTTGGAAGCCATTATcagtaataatagaaatcaAGATGACctatctttattaaatttagcAACTTTCAATAATGGGATTATTCAAAGAAGAAAACAGATACGCCAACGGATAAGACATTATTTTCGATATAAATACAACGGCtggtttaaaatatcattaagaGATTGTTTGGATGTTTGggaaaatcaaaaaatctTTGATTCTTCGCAGAATAATGACATTATTACATCCACTAGTAATCTTGAAACAAACAATACAAACATTCCAGATAATCATTTAACTCCAACTAATATTCTAGATGAAAATAGACCTCTAATACCGAAGAGGAAAAATACTATATCATCTTTAGGAGATGAGCCATTaccaaattttattatttctcaACCAAGTGATGAGAATTTagattcaattaaaattcGTAATAATAGGAAACATTCATTGAATACGATACATAATACTGCAAAAGATAATactaaaaattttgatgatgatattattggaccttattataataataacaataaaacaaaatctTTAAGTTGTGATCATCTGCCGGATATTTCTACTGGCTACCAAAGTCTTCCAAGAAGCAGATCAAATTCTGTTAACAATCAACGATCTTCAATGATTTATGACCCCTTTGACAATGTAGCAGAAGAATCTGTTGCATTATATACCATGGACAACCATTGGCTAAGTAAATGGAGAATTTATCAACTTTTACATCACGAAGATTCTTTCTCttcaaaatttgatattgcaacaattatttttactacACCAATCGTAATTTTATTAACCTTATTGATCCCACAACCCATGCAAGAGGAGATCCCAACAAACTTTAAATTACATCAAACGTTACAAATCTCAATAGCACCATGTATAATTGAGTATTTACATTCGTATTCCATTTCATTCACAACAATAATGATGACATTAATCATACTCCTTATGCTATTTGCCATTCATTTAAC
This genomic stretch from Henningerozyma blattae CBS 6284 chromosome 1, complete genome harbors:
- the YCX1 gene encoding Ycx1p (similar to Saccharomyces cerevisiae YDL206W; ancestral locus Anc_8.458) → MTKLSRWILVVSCYLVTLILFYFSFQYKWLEQYIIEPMKLLLCFAALGIITSNFLTPSLSYISIEIFHISDKVAGMTLLALGNGIPDITSTYKAMNSGAVSLAIGQLIGGVFFLCTVVFGMMGLVRTIELKPTEWLKENEGVEEAIESSSSNFNSGHNNDVLLYSREYFISDILAFLLVLILPLYFLSDGHLRLYECIIMVLEYCLFMIYILWRNRKQTTIESEEESETFQRTISTTGEDFGLEAIISNNRNQDDLSLLNLATFNNGIIQRRKQIRQRIRHYFRYKYNGWFKISLRDCLDVWENQKIFDSSQNNDIITSTSNLETNNTNIPDNHLTPTNILDENRPLIPKRKNTISSLGDEPLPNFIISQPSDENLDSIKIRNNRKHSLNTIHNTAKDNTKNFDDDIIGPYYNNNNKTKSLSCDHLPDISTGYQSLPRSRSNSVNNQRSSMIYDPFDNVAEESVALYTMDNHWLSKWRIYQLLHHEDSFSSKFDIATIIFTTPIVILLTLLIPQPMQEEIPTNFKLHQTLQISIAPCIIEYLHSYSISFTTIMMTLIILLMLFAIHLTNFIIVLQYKTSIQSFCGFILSLFTISYCVEIVVDTLTNWTDQYNFSETILGLTIFAWGNSIGDLVSNVTFFKIGILDVAIGACLGSPLLYFVFGIGIDGILLILGNFSNNIQSTGNISKSIFYKSIDFKFDSHLILCSIGFILACLILLIAIPLNNWKIDKKTSYLLLSLYILILGANIYLDQEK